The following coding sequences are from one Maridesulfovibrio bastinii DSM 16055 window:
- a CDS encoding bifunctional 3-deoxy-7-phosphoheptulonate synthase/chorismate mutase type II codes for MSVDLDITPIKDWGFEFDGPLIIAGPCSAESREQVLETAKGVAKSGAHMLRAGIWKPRTRPNCFEGMGEEGLKWLVEAREVTGMPISVETANPEHVELCLKYNVDLIWVGARTTVNPFAVQALADSLEGSDIPVLVKNPINPDVELWIGALERLNKAGVTKLGAIHRGFSSARATEYRNAPNWRIFIELRRRCEGMPIICDPSHLCGKRALIPAVAQKALDLLFDGLMIESHINPDVALSDSKQQFTPDDLAKVIADLKPRNPAATDENFILSIEKERIRLGEIDDQIVDLLDERMQLSRHIGELKRSRGLALLQPAQWKKTAERRVEEAEKRGMDAHFMLRVFQYIHEESLRQQEDIIAGEE; via the coding sequence ATGAGTGTAGATCTCGATATAACACCAATTAAAGACTGGGGATTTGAATTTGACGGACCGCTGATTATTGCCGGACCATGCAGTGCCGAGAGCCGTGAACAGGTTTTGGAAACAGCTAAAGGCGTGGCAAAAAGCGGCGCACATATGCTGCGTGCCGGAATCTGGAAACCCCGTACCCGCCCGAATTGCTTTGAAGGTATGGGAGAAGAAGGTCTTAAATGGCTTGTTGAGGCCCGTGAAGTAACCGGAATGCCTATTTCCGTTGAAACTGCAAATCCTGAGCATGTGGAATTATGCCTTAAATATAATGTCGACCTTATCTGGGTTGGCGCACGTACTACTGTAAACCCGTTTGCTGTGCAGGCTCTGGCAGATTCGCTTGAAGGTTCTGATATTCCTGTTCTGGTAAAAAATCCTATCAACCCCGATGTTGAATTATGGATAGGTGCTCTTGAACGCTTGAACAAAGCCGGAGTAACCAAACTCGGTGCTATTCACCGCGGTTTTTCTTCCGCCAGAGCAACAGAATATCGCAACGCTCCCAACTGGAGAATTTTTATTGAGCTGCGCCGCCGTTGTGAAGGAATGCCTATAATCTGTGACCCCAGCCATTTGTGCGGAAAGCGTGCTCTTATCCCCGCTGTGGCCCAGAAAGCTCTAGATCTGCTTTTTGACGGTCTGATGATTGAATCCCATATCAATCCTGACGTTGCTTTAAGTGACAGCAAACAGCAGTTCACTCCTGATGATCTTGCAAAAGTTATTGCTGATCTTAAACCGCGCAACCCTGCTGCAACTGATGAAAACTTTATCCTTTCCATTGAAAAGGAACGTATCAGACTCGGCGAAATAGATGATCAGATTGTTGATCTTCTTGATGAAAGAATGCAGCTCTCACGGCATATCGGTGAGCTTAAAAGAAGCCGCGGTCTTGCTCTTCTTCAGCCTGCGCAGTGGAAGAAGACCGCAGAGAGAAGAGTTGAGGAAGCTGAAAAGCGTGGCATGGATGCTCATTTTATGCTGCGTGTTTTCCAGTACATCCACGAAGAATCACTGCGTCAGCAGGAAGATATAATCGCTGGTGAAGAATAA
- the trpB gene encoding tryptophan synthase subunit beta yields MSNTPLTADGFFGNFGGQYVPELLLPILKELADTFEKYRNDPEFLKDFEYYLTKYSGRKTPLYLCSNLTEKLGGAKIYLKREDLNHLGAHKVNNTIGQILLAKRMGKKKIIAETGAGQHGVATAATAALMGMECTVYMGAVDVERQKLNVFRMQMMGAKVVAAQSGQRTLKEAVDEALNAWIEDPENSFYLLGSAVGPHPYPIMVREFQSVIGREAREQCLETEGRLPDYCIACVGGGSNAIGLFSDFVKDESVRLVGVEPSGRGLEPGQHAASLCLGEPGIMHGFNSYMLKDENGDPAPVYSISAGLDYPSVGPEHSYLKDIGRAEYVYASDREAVDAFFTLSQTEGIIPALESSHALAHAIKIAPELSKETIIIVNLSGRGDKDVAEIERLVEAGEFELPRMNG; encoded by the coding sequence ATGAGCAATACCCCGCTTACCGCTGACGGATTTTTTGGTAACTTCGGTGGACAATATGTACCGGAGCTGCTCCTTCCTATCCTCAAAGAACTCGCCGACACTTTTGAAAAGTATAGAAATGACCCAGAGTTTCTAAAAGATTTCGAATATTACCTCACTAAATATTCTGGCAGAAAAACGCCTCTTTACCTTTGCAGCAATCTCACTGAAAAGCTCGGCGGAGCAAAAATTTATTTGAAACGTGAAGACCTGAACCATCTTGGCGCACACAAAGTAAACAACACCATAGGCCAGATTCTGCTTGCCAAACGCATGGGCAAAAAGAAGATAATCGCTGAAACCGGAGCCGGTCAGCACGGTGTTGCCACAGCAGCCACAGCAGCTCTGATGGGTATGGAATGTACCGTATACATGGGCGCGGTTGACGTTGAAAGACAGAAACTGAATGTTTTCAGAATGCAGATGATGGGAGCAAAAGTAGTTGCAGCTCAATCAGGCCAGAGAACCCTGAAAGAAGCGGTCGACGAAGCATTAAACGCCTGGATAGAAGACCCGGAAAACAGCTTTTATCTTCTTGGTTCAGCCGTTGGACCGCATCCCTACCCGATCATGGTCCGTGAATTTCAGTCTGTTATCGGCAGGGAAGCCAGAGAACAGTGTTTAGAAACCGAAGGCCGTCTCCCGGACTACTGCATTGCCTGTGTAGGCGGCGGCTCAAATGCCATAGGCCTTTTCTCTGATTTCGTTAAAGATGAATCAGTCAGGCTGGTAGGTGTTGAACCTTCGGGAAGAGGGCTTGAGCCGGGACAGCATGCGGCAAGCCTGTGTCTTGGTGAGCCGGGAATTATGCACGGATTCAACTCATATATGCTTAAAGACGAGAATGGAGACCCGGCACCGGTATACTCAATTTCAGCAGGACTTGACTACCCCAGTGTCGGCCCAGAACATTCCTATCTCAAAGATATAGGAAGAGCTGAATATGTTTATGCCTCGGACAGAGAAGCAGTGGATGCTTTTTTCACTCTCTCCCAGACAGAGGGCATTATCCCGGCACTTGAATCTTCACATGCTCTTGCACACGCAATAAAAATTGCCCCTGAGCTCTCAAAAGAAACAATAATTATTGTCAACCTTTCCGGTCGTGGTGATAAGGATGTTGCCGAAATAGAACGCCTTGTGGAAGCTGGAGAGTTTGAACTCCCGAGAATGAACGGATGA
- a CDS encoding YkgJ family cysteine cluster protein: MEDTNSVIEKWLAPAFKDLKEHPEIHKWIRDMAFAVYRDLSGLAPSHAEFAGVYAGKAGRCFDDNFAAVESQIKKLDENYEIACGKGCDMCCHSHITALPHEIFLIAEMLIKILDESELEALLVEIKSGAEEYEEKGFKKFALEYFRPCPFLRDNTCVIYEVRPLTCRNWISHDLSACKASFKSRNKIPVPQNAVLMHQKDVLFAGHNAALSAKGINGNLCSLLPTLSAVLEDYTGCYINWLNGEKMYGQMEDL; encoded by the coding sequence ATGGAAGATACAAACAGTGTAATAGAAAAATGGCTTGCCCCTGCTTTCAAGGATTTGAAAGAACACCCGGAAATACATAAATGGATCAGAGACATGGCTTTTGCTGTTTATCGTGATTTATCCGGGCTTGCGCCTTCTCATGCTGAATTTGCCGGCGTGTACGCCGGTAAAGCAGGCAGATGTTTTGACGATAATTTTGCAGCGGTAGAGTCACAGATTAAAAAGCTTGATGAAAATTACGAAATAGCCTGTGGAAAGGGGTGTGATATGTGTTGTCATTCACATATCACGGCACTACCGCATGAAATTTTTCTTATAGCTGAAATGCTGATTAAAATTCTTGATGAAAGTGAATTAGAGGCTCTGCTGGTGGAGATAAAGAGCGGAGCGGAAGAATATGAAGAAAAAGGGTTTAAAAAGTTTGCTCTGGAATATTTCAGGCCGTGTCCGTTTTTACGTGACAATACATGCGTAATATACGAAGTGCGCCCTTTGACTTGTAGAAATTGGATTTCACATGATCTTTCAGCATGCAAAGCCAGCTTTAAATCACGCAATAAAATTCCTGTTCCTCAGAATGCCGTTTTAATGCACCAGAAGGATGTTCTCTTTGCCGGGCATAATGCCGCTCTGTCAGCAAAGGGGATAAATGGAAATCTGTGCAGCCTGCTGCCCACACTGTCCGCAGTTCTGGAAGATTACACCGGATGCTATATCAACTGGCTTAATGGCGAAAAAATGTACGGACAAATGGAAGATTTGTAA
- the aroB gene encoding 3-dehydroquinate synthase, with the protein MKTVSVELKGSFDNSYDITVDESVSDRLVNDLCEHRYGKRPVVICDENTSELFGIKLVEILAGKQLDPLLLTVPAGEESKSLNMFSSLLEGMLEAGITRQDVVVALGGGVVGDLSGYVAGSYMRGLNFVQVPTTLLSQVDSSVGGKVAVNIPGGKNYCGMFYQPKAVFAGIEALNSLEKKEVASGLGEVVKHGIIADREFTLYLDDNAEAVHELESEVMKHIVSRCCEIKADVVRRDEKEGGVRRILNYGHTVGHAIETNSGYSLTHGECVAWGMRIIGAAANAAGLFSNDDLEIQNRVMDRLGLAVGSITVDTDAVMAMMKRDKKVKDGKIVMIVPRKIGEVEIMADFPLELIAAELDKF; encoded by the coding sequence ATGAAAACTGTTTCAGTGGAACTGAAAGGTTCCTTTGATAATTCCTATGATATTACTGTTGACGAGTCTGTTTCGGACAGGCTCGTCAACGATCTTTGCGAGCATCGGTACGGTAAACGTCCTGTAGTTATCTGTGATGAAAATACTTCAGAACTTTTCGGTATAAAGCTGGTTGAAATTCTGGCCGGGAAACAACTTGATCCGCTCCTGCTTACTGTTCCTGCCGGGGAAGAAAGTAAATCCCTGAATATGTTTTCTTCATTGCTTGAGGGAATGCTTGAAGCAGGTATAACCCGTCAGGATGTGGTTGTTGCTTTGGGCGGGGGCGTTGTAGGCGATCTCTCCGGTTATGTAGCCGGAAGTTATATGCGTGGTCTTAATTTTGTACAGGTGCCTACAACACTGCTTTCTCAGGTGGATTCCTCGGTTGGCGGAAAAGTCGCGGTAAACATTCCGGGCGGTAAAAATTATTGTGGAATGTTTTATCAGCCCAAAGCTGTTTTTGCCGGAATTGAAGCCTTGAATTCTCTTGAGAAAAAAGAGGTCGCCAGCGGTCTTGGTGAAGTCGTCAAGCACGGTATTATTGCTGACAGGGAATTTACATTATATCTCGATGATAATGCTGAAGCGGTGCATGAGCTTGAGTCTGAGGTCATGAAGCATATTGTTTCCCGCTGTTGCGAGATTAAAGCCGATGTTGTCCGCCGCGATGAAAAGGAAGGCGGGGTAAGGCGTATATTAAATTATGGCCATACTGTCGGTCACGCTATTGAAACCAACTCCGGATACAGCCTGACACATGGAGAATGTGTGGCCTGGGGGATGAGAATCATTGGTGCAGCTGCCAACGCGGCAGGGCTCTTTTCTAATGATGATCTGGAAATTCAGAACAGGGTAATGGACCGGCTCGGACTTGCTGTCGGCAGTATTACTGTGGATACTGATGCCGTGATGGCGATGATGAAGCGGGATAAGAAAGTTAAAGATGGAAAGATTGTAATGATCGTGCCCCGCAAAATAGGCGAGGTTGAAATTATGGCTGACTTTCCGCTGGAACTGATAGCTGCAGAGCTTGATAAATTTTAG
- a CDS encoding Hpt domain-containing protein: MSTGDRMLDIFQEETGDRLDSLESGLISLENSDDEYDSGIINSIFRDAHSIKAGSNLLKLSKIEELAHQLENVLEMVRTNEIEPIEVVITACLEAVDKLRDLNDDLLESNEKGIRLHVMMLKVAAKKALEAAK; encoded by the coding sequence ATGTCAACCGGCGATAGAATGCTGGATATATTTCAGGAAGAGACAGGAGACAGGCTGGACAGCCTTGAATCCGGCCTTATTTCGCTTGAAAACAGTGATGATGAGTATGATTCTGGAATAATAAATTCCATATTCAGGGACGCTCATTCTATAAAGGCCGGGTCTAATCTTTTGAAATTAAGCAAAATTGAAGAGCTGGCCCATCAGCTTGAAAATGTTCTTGAGATGGTTCGTACGAACGAGATAGAACCTATCGAGGTCGTCATCACCGCATGCCTTGAAGCTGTTGATAAATTGAGAGATCTTAATGACGATCTGCTTGAAAGCAATGAAAAAGGTATCCGCCTGCATGTAATGATGCTTAAGGTTGCTGCCAAAAAAGCTCTTGAAGCGGCTAAATGA
- a CDS encoding AAA family ATPase has protein sequence MSSIRIVITGSECTGKSTLTRKLGEHYQVETVPEYLRNYFEMKHGRLSIDDAVPIARGQLEAEQKIIEKGCNPVICDTDTLSSLIYSNHYFGSCPEQIETIFNNLKTDLYLLCCTDIPWQADGQRDRPEGRQYMQDLFKNELEKRELPYIELSGSVEERARKAVEQIDLLLLES, from the coding sequence ATGTCTAGCATACGCATCGTCATAACCGGATCGGAATGTACCGGAAAATCAACTCTGACTCGAAAGCTCGGTGAACATTATCAAGTTGAGACCGTTCCTGAATATCTCCGCAATTACTTTGAGATGAAGCATGGCAGACTGAGCATTGATGATGCGGTCCCCATTGCCAGAGGACAATTGGAAGCAGAACAAAAAATTATAGAAAAGGGTTGTAATCCGGTTATCTGCGATACAGATACACTCTCTTCACTAATATATTCAAATCATTATTTTGGCTCCTGCCCGGAACAGATTGAGACCATTTTTAACAACCTCAAAACTGATCTATACCTTTTATGCTGCACCGATATACCGTGGCAGGCAGATGGACAGAGAGACCGTCCCGAAGGCAGACAATACATGCAGGACCTTTTTAAAAATGAACTGGAAAAAAGAGAACTTCCATATATTGAACTATCCGGTTCTGTTGAAGAAAGAGCGCGAAAGGCAGTTGAGCAGATAGACCTTCTGCTACTTGAGTCCTGA
- the fsa gene encoding fructose-6-phosphate aldolase encodes MEFFLDTANIDEIRSANKQGLLDGVTTNPTLLSREGGDWREQAKAICTEVKGPVSLEVVGETAAEMVAEAEDLMKFGQHVVIKIPMTSEGLIATKILSQKGIKTNVTLIFSPLQALLAAKAGATYVSPFVGRLDDIVVEGMELVSQIRTIFDNYGYETKIIVASIRSPLHVLDSALEGADVATIPYKVISSLVKHPLTDKGLAAFNADWAKLTGK; translated from the coding sequence ATGGAATTTTTTCTTGATACAGCTAACATTGATGAAATCAGATCCGCTAATAAACAGGGACTGCTTGATGGAGTGACAACAAATCCTACACTGCTTTCACGCGAAGGCGGAGATTGGCGGGAACAGGCCAAAGCAATCTGCACAGAAGTCAAAGGCCCTGTAAGCCTTGAAGTTGTAGGGGAGACTGCTGCGGAAATGGTTGCGGAAGCAGAAGATCTGATGAAGTTCGGTCAGCATGTGGTTATAAAAATACCTATGACTTCGGAAGGACTTATAGCTACAAAGATTCTTTCACAGAAAGGTATAAAAACAAACGTAACCCTTATTTTTTCGCCCTTGCAGGCCTTGCTGGCTGCAAAAGCCGGGGCGACTTATGTCAGCCCGTTTGTCGGCAGGCTGGATGATATTGTTGTGGAAGGAATGGAACTTGTTTCACAGATTCGCACTATTTTTGACAACTACGGCTATGAAACAAAAATTATTGTGGCCAGCATCAGAAGTCCTCTGCATGTTCTGGACAGTGCTCTTGAAGGGGCAGATGTAGCTACAATCCCGTATAAAGTTATAAGCTCGCTTGTTAAGCATCCCCTGACAGACAAGGGACTTGCTGCTTTTAATGCAGACTGGGCAAAACTTACCGGTAAGTGA
- a CDS encoding DJ-1/PfpI family protein: MAAKKILMLVGDFVEDYEVMVPFQMLVMVGHEVHAVCPDKKSGDTVATAIHDFEGHQTYSEKPGHNFVLNYDFDKVDPADYDALVIPGGRAPEYLRLDERVIKIVKDINSAGKPIAAICHGPQLLIAADVLKGKESMSYPSVKPEIEAVGGCFIGANETFTSAHVNSNIISAAAWPAHPQWIAAFLKELGTEIKL; encoded by the coding sequence ATGGCTGCAAAGAAGATTTTAATGCTGGTCGGCGATTTTGTAGAAGATTATGAAGTTATGGTCCCGTTCCAGATGCTTGTTATGGTCGGCCACGAAGTACATGCCGTATGCCCCGACAAGAAATCAGGAGATACGGTTGCAACCGCTATCCATGATTTTGAAGGGCACCAGACATACTCTGAAAAACCCGGTCACAACTTTGTGCTGAACTATGATTTTGATAAAGTTGACCCTGCTGATTATGACGCTCTGGTCATCCCCGGCGGCAGAGCTCCTGAATATCTCCGTCTTGATGAGCGTGTCATAAAAATAGTTAAAGATATCAATAGCGCAGGCAAACCCATCGCAGCTATCTGCCACGGCCCGCAGCTGCTTATTGCCGCTGACGTGCTAAAGGGCAAGGAAAGCATGTCTTATCCTTCAGTTAAGCCGGAAATTGAAGCTGTCGGCGGCTGCTTTATCGGCGCCAACGAAACTTTTACCAGTGCTCATGTTAATTCCAACATTATTTCAGCCGCAGCATGGCCGGCACATCCGCAGTGGATTGCGGCTTTCCTCAAAGAACTCGGAACTGAAATTAAACTTTAA
- a CDS encoding IclR family transcriptional regulator has protein sequence MSTFGKAVSILNYLSQNHEPCGVMQISRALGMPKASASRLLSTLAEYNLVIKGMTGLYQIGPGAVLWATAYRSQKGLSEFCLPYLHEIEQKSGESVNLFAHEDKKLYYLERIQSHRPVATQFQLGQQPLFHCTGGGKAVLMSLPEDELEEHLSHPLERKTPRSIIDPEELRTQLEKFRRQGYSEEDGEHEEGIHCVGVPLLDSTGYPVGAISIVAASYRFDDKKALESGKLLVAVGQEISKKLSGLIR, from the coding sequence ATGTCCACTTTCGGAAAAGCTGTTTCAATTTTAAACTATCTATCGCAAAACCATGAACCCTGCGGGGTTATGCAGATTTCACGCGCCCTTGGAATGCCAAAAGCTTCGGCTTCACGCCTTTTAAGCACGCTTGCTGAATATAATCTGGTGATAAAAGGTATGACAGGTCTCTACCAGATCGGTCCCGGAGCAGTGCTCTGGGCAACGGCATACAGATCACAGAAAGGGTTAAGCGAGTTCTGCCTGCCTTATCTTCACGAAATTGAGCAGAAAAGCGGTGAATCGGTCAATCTTTTTGCGCACGAAGACAAAAAATTATATTATCTTGAACGAATTCAATCACACAGACCTGTAGCAACACAATTTCAGCTGGGACAACAGCCACTTTTCCACTGCACCGGTGGGGGAAAAGCTGTGCTTATGTCTCTGCCGGAAGATGAACTGGAAGAACATCTTTCACATCCGCTTGAGCGCAAAACCCCCAGAAGCATAATCGACCCAGAAGAGCTGAGAACGCAGCTGGAAAAGTTCCGCAGGCAGGGTTACAGCGAAGAAGACGGGGAACACGAGGAAGGAATCCACTGTGTAGGAGTTCCGCTTCTGGACAGCACGGGCTATCCTGTCGGGGCTATCAGCATTGTTGCCGCAAGCTACAGGTTTGATGATAAAAAAGCTCTGGAATCCGGCAAACTGCTGGTTGCTGTAGGGCAGGAAATTTCTAAAAAATTATCCGGCTTGATCAGATAA
- the metC gene encoding cystathionine beta-lyase: protein MNYDIATTLINSGRKEALLATETINPPVHRASTVLFDSYSDMLKANKGELDKVAYGTEGLAAQKAFEESMRVLEGAEGCIAFQSGINAIDMALLAFLKSGDHILVCDNVYGPTRNFCNTVLSRFGVETDYFPSSTGSEIKNWIKDNTRVVFVESPGSNTFEIQDIPAIASVCADYEITLIMDNTWATPLFFKALDNGVDVSIHSASKYISGHSDILLGTVSANKKSWKTIRNFCETLELFAPAEDCYQALRGLRTLPVRLKQHERSALRVAQALEELDCVAEVLHPALESHPEHELWKRDFKGSSGLFAFVLNRDLEDRDHSKFMDNLELFGLGYSWGGFKSLITGGRFNRSNSFRYNGRTIFRVYIGLEDADDLIMDLKQGLARL from the coding sequence ATGAATTATGATATAGCCACAACACTGATCAATTCCGGCCGCAAGGAAGCCTTGCTGGCAACAGAAACAATAAATCCTCCTGTTCATAGGGCTTCAACTGTCCTTTTTGATTCTTATTCCGACATGCTGAAAGCCAATAAGGGTGAGCTTGATAAAGTTGCCTATGGCACAGAGGGGCTGGCAGCTCAAAAGGCTTTTGAAGAATCTATGCGTGTTCTTGAAGGGGCTGAGGGATGTATTGCTTTTCAGTCCGGCATCAATGCCATTGATATGGCTCTTCTGGCTTTTTTGAAATCCGGGGATCACATCCTTGTATGTGACAATGTTTACGGACCGACCAGAAATTTCTGCAATACCGTGCTCTCCAGGTTCGGAGTTGAAACTGATTATTTTCCTTCAAGTACCGGTTCTGAAATAAAAAACTGGATTAAGGATAATACCCGGGTTGTGTTTGTGGAGTCACCCGGCTCAAATACCTTCGAAATTCAGGATATTCCGGCCATTGCCAGTGTCTGCGCTGATTATGAAATAACACTGATTATGGACAATACATGGGCTACACCATTGTTTTTCAAGGCTCTTGATAATGGTGTTGATGTTTCAATCCACTCAGCCAGCAAGTATATTTCAGGGCATTCCGATATTTTGCTGGGAACGGTTTCAGCAAATAAAAAAAGTTGGAAAACTATTAGAAATTTTTGCGAAACTCTGGAACTGTTTGCTCCAGCAGAAGACTGCTATCAGGCTTTGAGAGGTCTCAGAACTTTGCCTGTCCGGCTGAAACAGCACGAACGCTCGGCTTTGCGGGTAGCACAGGCTTTGGAAGAACTTGATTGTGTGGCTGAAGTTCTCCATCCTGCTCTTGAGTCTCATCCTGAACATGAACTATGGAAGCGTGATTTTAAAGGTTCCAGCGGACTTTTTGCTTTTGTTTTAAACCGTGACCTTGAAGATCGCGATCATTCAAAGTTTATGGATAATCTTGAACTTTTCGGATTGGGCTACAGCTGGGGAGGCTTTAAAAGTCTTATTACCGGCGGTCGCTTCAATCGCAGTAATTCATTTAGATACAATGGCAGGACTATATTCAGGGTCTATATCGGCCTTGAAGATGCTGATGATCTGATCATGGATTTAAAGCAGGGGCTGGCAAGACTTTAG
- a CDS encoding ATP-binding cassette domain-containing protein: MSINNVSMTFGGPLLLDNVSFQIEEGQRICIVGRNGEGKSTLLRLLSGDLTPDSGTISTARGITVARLSQKVPEKLEGTIFEVVAGGLGSLGETIAAYHRTSLEMTDDKNLSKLAEIEEELQNQGGWEALRLVETIISKLSLTTTPRFETLSGGLKRRTLLARALAGNPDVLLLDEPTNHLDIDSISWLEEFILRHVKTLVFITHDRMFLRKVATRIIELDRGNLADWTCDYDTFLKHKEELLAAEEKTNSEFDKKLAREEVWIRQGIKARRTRNEGRVRALKKMRDERMARREKTGKAKIAIQEAQKSGKVVAEAIDISFGWDGKTIFKDFSTLIVRGDRVGIIGPNGAGKTTLIQALLGEIKPHSGQIKLGTKLEISYFDQHREQLDPDSTVRDCIADGNDTVTINGVTKHVIGYLKDFLFSADRANSPVRVLSGGERNRLLLARLFTRPSNLLVMDEPTNDLDAETLELLEDRIMEYPGTVIIVSHDRAFLNNVVSSTIAFEGNAVVNEYVGGYDDWLRQRPEPEQEKKDKTPKPKPTKKEKRPEKLSYKEQREKEALSEEIHELPIKIEKLESGIEEIHNNMSQPEFYKQEAAEMADIQNRLEEMEKELEQVYERWEYVEAKLEEYAAREK; this comes from the coding sequence ATGAGTATAAATAATGTCAGCATGACTTTCGGCGGACCGTTACTTTTAGATAACGTATCATTCCAGATTGAAGAAGGACAGCGAATCTGCATTGTCGGGCGTAACGGAGAGGGTAAATCCACTCTGCTCAGGCTGTTAAGTGGAGATTTAACCCCTGACAGCGGAACAATTTCCACAGCAAGGGGCATCACTGTAGCCAGACTCTCTCAGAAGGTACCGGAAAAACTTGAAGGAACTATCTTTGAAGTTGTTGCCGGAGGACTCGGATCGCTGGGAGAAACAATCGCCGCCTACCACAGAACCAGCTTGGAAATGACCGATGATAAAAATCTCAGTAAGCTTGCCGAGATAGAAGAAGAATTACAAAATCAGGGCGGCTGGGAAGCTTTACGGCTGGTGGAAACCATAATTTCCAAGCTGAGCCTTACAACTACACCAAGATTTGAAACCCTTTCCGGCGGTTTGAAAAGACGCACGCTTCTGGCCCGCGCTCTGGCCGGAAACCCGGATGTCCTGCTGCTTGATGAACCGACCAACCATCTTGATATAGATTCAATTTCATGGCTTGAAGAATTTATTCTGCGTCATGTAAAAACGCTTGTATTCATAACCCATGACCGTATGTTTCTGCGGAAAGTGGCCACCAGAATAATTGAACTCGACCGTGGCAACCTTGCCGACTGGACCTGTGACTATGACACCTTCCTGAAGCATAAAGAAGAATTGCTTGCAGCAGAAGAAAAAACAAATTCTGAATTTGATAAAAAACTGGCCCGTGAGGAAGTCTGGATCAGACAGGGGATTAAAGCCCGCAGGACCAGAAACGAAGGCCGGGTCCGGGCATTGAAAAAAATGCGTGATGAACGCATGGCCCGCAGAGAAAAAACCGGAAAAGCAAAAATTGCAATTCAGGAAGCTCAAAAGTCAGGAAAGGTTGTGGCTGAGGCCATTGATATTTCTTTCGGATGGGATGGCAAAACCATATTCAAAGATTTCAGCACCCTCATTGTCCGCGGTGACAGAGTTGGAATCATCGGACCCAACGGAGCCGGAAAAACAACTCTTATTCAGGCTCTTCTTGGGGAAATTAAACCGCACAGCGGACAGATAAAACTTGGTACCAAGCTGGAAATTTCTTACTTTGACCAGCACCGTGAACAGCTTGATCCTGACAGTACTGTGCGTGACTGCATTGCAGACGGCAACGATACCGTAACCATAAACGGTGTTACCAAGCATGTTATAGGATACCTGAAAGATTTTCTGTTTTCAGCAGACAGGGCCAACAGCCCGGTCAGAGTACTTTCAGGTGGAGAAAGAAACCGTCTACTTCTTGCAAGGCTGTTTACAAGACCTTCAAACCTGCTGGTAATGGACGAACCCACAAACGATCTTGATGCAGAAACTCTGGAGCTGCTTGAAGACCGTATTATGGAGTATCCGGGAACAGTCATAATCGTCAGCCATGACAGAGCCTTTCTAAACAATGTGGTTTCAAGCACCATAGCCTTTGAAGGCAACGCAGTGGTCAACGAATATGTTGGCGGCTATGATGACTGGCTTAGACAAAGACCGGAGCCTGAGCAGGAAAAGAAAGATAAAACTCCTAAACCAAAGCCGACCAAAAAAGAAAAACGCCCTGAAAAGCTGAGCTACAAAGAGCAGCGTGAAAAAGAAGCCCTTTCAGAAGAAATTCATGAGCTTCCAATCAAAATTGAAAAACTTGAAAGCGGCATAGAAGAAATACACAATAATATGTCTCAGCCTGAGTTTTATAAGCAGGAAGCAGCTGAAATGGCCGACATCCAGAACCGACTCGAAGAAATGGAAAAAGAGCTGGAACAAGTTTACGAACGCTGGGAATATGTAGAAGCAAAACTGGAAGAATACGCCGCAAGGGAAAAATAA